In Methanosarcina siciliae T4/M, one genomic interval encodes:
- a CDS encoding indolepyruvate oxidoreductase subunit beta, translating into MIQKAGVKKIDLLITGVGGQGAILASDIIGKAAVVSGIPIRAAETHGMAQRGGSVVNHIRLGSDFGSMIPKKGADLMLALEPMEAVRYLDFLKDGGVIIVNTQPIIPVTVTSGVAKYPEVQEILDILSEKYIVKAFNADDLAYEAGSRLAMNVAMVGAVSGYLPIPKESLLESVKALVPQKTIEINVRAFEMGRQKVEES; encoded by the coding sequence GGGGGCAATCCTTGCATCGGATATCATCGGAAAAGCAGCAGTTGTTTCAGGAATCCCTATCAGGGCAGCCGAGACCCACGGCATGGCACAGCGCGGAGGTTCGGTTGTAAACCACATAAGGCTGGGTTCCGATTTCGGGTCAATGATCCCTAAAAAAGGTGCAGACCTCATGCTTGCCCTTGAACCTATGGAAGCAGTCCGGTACCTCGATTTCCTGAAAGACGGCGGAGTGATTATAGTTAATACGCAGCCTATCATCCCCGTAACCGTTACTTCCGGAGTGGCAAAGTACCCTGAGGTCCAGGAAATCCTTGACATCCTTTCTGAAAAATATATTGTCAAAGCCTTTAATGCAGATGACCTGGCTTATGAAGCCGGGAGCAGGCTTGCAATGAATGTGGCAATGGTCGGGGCAGTTTCCGGTTACCTGCCCATCCCGAAAGAGTCTCTGCTTGAGAGTGTGAAGGCTCTTGTGCCGCAGAAAACAATTGAGATTAATGTCAGGGCTTTTGAGATGGGGAGGCAGAAGGTAGAGGAAAGTTAA